A stretch of Lathyrus oleraceus cultivar Zhongwan6 chromosome 6, CAAS_Psat_ZW6_1.0, whole genome shotgun sequence DNA encodes these proteins:
- the LOC127091776 gene encoding uncharacterized protein LOC127091776 gives MSTLAQFYDPLYHCFSFPDFQLLPTLEEYAHLIGIPILDQVPFSGLESIPTSREIADLLHIDESLIEAHMTTKGGIQGLPSDFLIAQATVYGKAMSEDAFEAIFVLLIYGLVLFPNIDKFVDVNAIRIFSVLNPVPTLLGDAYFSLHLRNAKGGEVIVCCLPLLYKWLISHLPQTVAFKENKGCLRWSQRLMSLTNDDISWHDRVYDTVQIIDYCGEFPNVPLLGTCGGISYNPILARRQLGFPLKDKPHNILLEGVFFQEGKDPQEGKDPQGLKARFVRAWRKIQKKGRNELGPKNCIALEPYTSWVRQRASEYLMPYDYPRPTPLFVAGPSTLPNQDVEELRDEDLSRAWIREREELLQQIKEKDALIEFLEHQVIDDPNDTWTSLLPQSSKFWKRKYDRLAKEKADMEAAYEREIKKLCVSRLPASRASRDP, from the coding sequence atgagtactttggctcagttctatgatcctctgtatcactgcttctcttttccggacttccagctgttgcctacgcttgaggagtatgctcatcttattgggatcccaattctggatcaggtgccgtttagtggcttggagagtattcctacttctcgagagattgcagacttgttgcacatagatgaatcccttattgaagctcatatgaccaccaaaggtggaattcagggtcttccttctgatttccttattgctcaagctaccgtttatgggaaggccatgagtgaggatgcctttgaggccatattcgtgctgctcatctatggtttggtattgttccccaacatcgacaaatttgtggatgtgaacgccattaggatcttctcagttcttaatcccgttccgactctgttgggtgatgcctatttctctttacatctgaggaatgcgaagggtggagaagttattgtgtgctgtttgcctctgctgtataagtggcttatttctcacttaccacaaacggttgctttcaaggagaacaagggatgtctacggtggtctcagagacttatgtctctcactaatgatgatatctcttggcatgatcgcgtgtatgatacagttcagatcattgattattgtggtgaattccctaatgtgcctcttcttggtacatgtggtgggatcagctacaaccctatcttagcacgtcgtcaacttgggttccccctaaaggataaacctcataacattctgttagaaggtgtattctttcaggagggtaaagatccccaggagggtaaagatccccaaggcctgaaagccagatttgtccgcgcttggcgcaagattcagaagaagggtagaaatgaattgggtccgaagaactgcatagctttggagccttatacttcttgggtcagacagagagcttctgagtatctgatgccgtacgattatccgagacctacaccattgtttgtggctgggccttcaaccctccctaaccaagatgtagaggagttgagagacgaagacctttcacgtgcctggatccgtgaaagagaagagttgcttcagcaaatcaaggagaaggacgctctgatcgagttcctcgagcatcaggtgatcgatgatccgaatgatacttggacttctctgcttcctcagtcttccaagttctggaagaggaagtatgatcgacttgcaaaggagaaagcggatatggaagcagcctatgagagagagatcaagaagctttgtgtatctcgtcttccagcatctcgagcttctagggatccatag